Genomic DNA from Desulfonema ishimotonii:
CGGCGGTTCCCGGAACACGGCCTTTCCAAGTGTTTCGGAAAAAATTCTATAAAATGTGCCGAATCCGATCTTCTGAAAAATGTGAAATCAGATAACCGACGGCAAACAGGTCATCACGGAAAAATGCGGAGCGTCCGGGCGGTTGCATTCCCACGCGGAGTGTCGGGAACGGGAGAAGCGGGTTGAGACGGTGTTGCTGACGGTTTGTTTTTCTAATAATGATGACACGCAGGGAAACCCTGTGCCCCGGCTTTTTTTCAGACTGGCAAAAAATACGGTTTCCAACGCTGCGGAACAGGATGGTTTGTTTTTAAATATGGGATGTTACCGCCGTTTATAGTTCCGATGCCTTACGTCGCGTAACAGGATGCGGAGCGTCAGGGCGGGCATTCCGATGCGGACCGTCGGAATGCCCGTCCGGGTGATATAAAAAATCGAATGCCACGGAACAATGGCGGAAGAAAGCTGAGAACAGTAAAAGAGGCAGGATAAAAAAAACAGGTCAGGCCGTGACGGTTTTGCGCCGGACCGACCTGAGATAAGTTTTGGGGCGGATACCGAACCTTTTTTTGTATGCCGCGCCAAAATGGCTGACGTTAATGTATCCCACTGTCCATGCCACCTGACTCACATTCATGTCGGTTTCCTCGAAAAAAAGCCGGGCTTTCTGCATCTTATATTCCTTGAGATAGCCGAATACGGTTGTACCGAAAATCGTCTGAAATCCGGATTCCAGCTTGTTGATACTCAGACAAAGTTTCCGCGAAAGTTCGGACAGGGTCGGCGGATTGCTCATATCCTGAACCATCAGATCCCGTGCCGCATGGATGCGCTCCTTTTCGCCGGAGCTGAGAACGGGTCCCCGGCTTTGTTTCCGAAGACCTTTCCGGGAATTCATCCAGGAAATCTGACGCGCTATGAATTCCAGGGCCTTGCCTTCCAGAAACAGGCGTCTGGGGATGCCGTAAAGCGGTTCATGCAGAATCTGGTGGGCAAGAGTCTGCATGGCCGGGTCCATTTTTCCCAGACAGACATAATCTTTTTGCATTCCCCCTTCCACCACTGACCTGAAATCATCGGGGACTATGTCCAGTTCCTCCTGAAGCAGGGAATACAAAATTCCGGGATCAACATGGACATGGAGAATCCGGATCCTTTCCTGGCCGGGAATTTCGACAACACCCTCCGATTCCGGTAAAAACGACACGCCTCCGCCGCCCGCCCTGTTATTCAATTCCATTTTATTTGCTGACATGCCCCGGCAGCTTTTCCGTACATCGCCCGTCAGCACAAAGCCGAAATCAATAAGCGAACTTTTTTTTTCATATTTGATAATGACGGGCTTTTCTGGCTTTACGTCTATGACGTTCAGCCAAAGCCCCGGACGTAATTCATTCTTGTTCCACACTTTTCTTTCCGGTTCGCCGCTATCCGCTTCCACATCGGATGCGGACGGGACATCCGGTAGGTACGGAAATTTTTCTCCGTTTTCATTAACGCGTTCAGCGTATTCCGATCCGTTAGCCATATTGTCACCATGTTCGGAAACGGCCATTTTTCTCATTTTTTGGCACTCCTCGGACTTTCCCGGTTTTAAAGAAAGGGCTTACAGGCATCCGTGAAAAGCGTGGTAACGCAGCAGACTGTTGCAGAGTAACCCGGATTTTGCCCATCGTGCCGGTCACGATACGAAACACCGTGTCAGATGCCAGGGCGTGAAAAATCAGCGGATCTCCGAACGGCCTGACACCTGACGGGATATTGTCGGGCTGGCCGGACAGGATGAACAGCCGCCTAATGCGGGTTTCTGTCGCGGCAGCCGCCGTTTTTATATTCATCCAGAGCTTTATGAAGGGTCTTTACGGCCAGCTGGATGCAATGGTGTTTCTTTTCGGGAATCTTTTGCAGTACCTTGAACACATCCCCGTCGTTGAGACTTCGGGCGTAATCCAGGGTTTTCCCCCTGATCAGGTCAACAGCGGCCATGGCTGCGGAAACCGCCCCCGCGCATCCCATCACCTGATATTTGGCATCCGTGACAATATCGCCGTCGAGCTTCAGGTAGATACTCATCGTATCGCCGCAACTGCCGGTCATATCACTGACCTGATCCGCATCGGGAATGCTGCCCATATAGGGCTTCCGAATGTAGTAGCTGATAGCCGTTTCTGAATAGCCCGCGCTGGCGAGCATATCTTGCAGGCCTTCTGCTTTGGCCGGGTTGGTAATCTGTTCGGGACTCATATTTCATCCTCTGGTGTATGCATCCGTCATGCCCGTGATGGTCTGACACGTCATGAGCAGTGATCAGCAGATCGGAAAGTCACTGACGCCGAGGCATCTCCCGACCCACCCTTTTTTCTGAATTATTCAGGG
This window encodes:
- a CDS encoding helix-turn-helix domain-containing protein → MRKMAVSEHGDNMANGSEYAERVNENGEKFPYLPDVPSASDVEADSGEPERKVWNKNELRPGLWLNVIDVKPEKPVIIKYEKKSSLIDFGFVLTGDVRKSCRGMSANKMELNNRAGGGGVSFLPESEGVVEIPGQERIRILHVHVDPGILYSLLQEELDIVPDDFRSVVEGGMQKDYVCLGKMDPAMQTLAHQILHEPLYGIPRRLFLEGKALEFIARQISWMNSRKGLRKQSRGPVLSSGEKERIHAARDLMVQDMSNPPTLSELSRKLCLSINKLESGFQTIFGTTVFGYLKEYKMQKARLFFEETDMNVSQVAWTVGYINVSHFGAAYKKRFGIRPKTYLRSVRRKTVTA
- a CDS encoding iron-sulfur cluster assembly scaffold protein — protein: MSPEQITNPAKAEGLQDMLASAGYSETAISYYIRKPYMGSIPDADQVSDMTGSCGDTMSIYLKLDGDIVTDAKYQVMGCAGAVSAAMAAVDLIRGKTLDYARSLNDGDVFKVLQKIPEKKHHCIQLAVKTLHKALDEYKNGGCRDRNPH